From Candidatus Omnitrophota bacterium:
TGAGAGTAACCGAGGCCCAGGTTATTGAATAAATAAGTACCATTAGGCCTAATCCTCCTTCGCCAAATATTTGTCGTGTTTGGCTACGGAGGATGTCGCTGCCGAGAGAAGCAACAGAGCTCCACTATGCCAAAATTTACATACGTAGCAAAAAAAGGACCGAAGGAAGAAGTAAAAGGTGTTATCGAAGCGGAGAATAAGAATGCGGCTCTCCATCGCTTGACAACGATGGGGTATTTTCCCATTTCTATAGAGCAGGAAGACATAAACCGGCCCACCTCTTTTGTAGGCACTATACCGGGATTTAAAAGAGTCAATATTCATGACCTCAGTATTTTTACCCGCCAACTAGCGGATCTCCTGGAAGCGGGATTACCGCTTGTGAAATCTTTAACAGTACTGGAAAAACAGACGGAAAACAGGTACCTAAAAAGCGTTATTGCCGACCTCAGAAATTTTGTTCAGGACGGAAATACTCTTTCGGCTTCGCTGAAACGCCATCCCAAGGTATTCCCGGAAATTTATGTGAGCATGGTAAGATCGGGCGAAGTAGGCGGCAGCATGGAAAATGTGTTGATGCGCATAGCCGAATTCCAGGAATCACAGGAGGAGTTAACTTCAAAAGTCAAATCAGCGATGGTTTATCCGGCTCTCATGGCCTCTGTGGGGGTCGTTACGATATTGGTATTGATCACGTTTGTCATACCGCGAATAGTGACTATGTTTAAAGACCTTAACCAGTCGCTTCCCACGCCTACGGTGATATTACTTAACATAAGTAATTTTATAAGGGACTTTTGGTTTATATTGCTGGGAGCCATACTTCTCGCATATCTGGCCTTTAAGCGCTTGGCGGCTATCCA
This genomic window contains:
- a CDS encoding type II secretion system F family protein, coding for MPKFTYVAKKGPKEEVKGVIEAENKNAALHRLTTMGYFPISIEQEDINRPTSFVGTIPGFKRVNIHDLSIFTRQLADLLEAGLPLVKSLTVLEKQTENRYLKSVIADLRNFVQDGNTLSASLKRHPKVFPEIYVSMVRSGEVGGSMENVLMRIAEFQESQEELTSKVKSAMVYPALMASVGVVTILVLITFVIPRIVTMFKDLNQSLPTPTVILLNISNFIRDFWFILLGAILLAYLAFKRLAAIHDGKMAMDRFKLGVPVLGQLILKTEIARFTKTLATLLSNGVPILDALGVVMNIMENEILKEDIKIAQKEVREGSALAVGLAKGAYFPVFVNNMISVGEESGAVEKALFKVASAYEREVDRAVKTMTSLLEPLMILTLGLIIGFIVIAMLLPIFEISFVVR